Proteins encoded in a region of the Triplophysa rosa linkage group LG14, Trosa_1v2, whole genome shotgun sequence genome:
- the spa17 gene encoding sperm surface protein Sp17 isoform X1, whose translation MSVPFSNTNLRIPRGFGNLLEGLAKEVLRDQPEDIPAFAARYFSELLKAREESGLDPAEWGARLEDRFYNNNTFKVQETATQGSFGLPKVNTSYKAGDTKTFGNNGTQEPKELNACNSSDNSDDTEDKKKYELDKKQDEESGEAEHGPAADISHVGGANVDICAQEVRDSSEVQDQEEVSENTDIPRDNDTADDIDICRSELDPTPLTSFGGLANVDVCAELTEDNRDMEDPESHDVQDSPINQFPESFIETPSHVDYDIVKQTDEMSDDENTEEPESYGHIEKSEQEVSEITDTFLEDEETTEKVYLEESTERTNDLDITENSITSATAAGQGTEEKDETQNSEDQEIAQEYISTNDILEDESAGETTGMKDTYIGFSDETYDSKSEIIDVLDEVVMSSEHEAGNNTDEHSTSKTMDALEEEELLESLTHAPEPDSQHSDTEDVPGNEILNTVVMDTSEKDPITETVNEASNLDIDGCDAEEMDQDDVGNEEEDQTKSMTFDDLSSKREQWENDDGSNDSELKEVLACETARKAEVISDECHIEAQELSEPTKHLKTDEDQGDQFEDQGDENHAANLESENQENPESSEEKQECSQPQEEEDIMDIPLDDPEANKAAAKIQAGFRGHMTRKKMKPDEKTGEEVSSGEALNGSEGDTAGGTDGVETDTTSGPEQ comes from the exons ATGTCTGTTCCTTTCTCCAACACAAACCTGCGGATTCCCAGAGGGTTTGGGAATTTATTGGAGGGTCTTGCCAAAGAGGTGTTGAGAGACCAGCCTGAAGACATCCCCGCCTTTGCTGCACGTTACTTTTCAGAGCTTCTTAAAGCCAGAGAGG AAAGCGGCCTTGATCCAGCAGAGTGGGGTGCGAGGTTAGAAGACAGGTTctacaataataatacatttaaagtcCAG GAAACGGCAACACAAGGAAGCTTCGGTTTACCTAAAGTAAATACAAG TTACAAAGCTGGTGATACTAAAACATTTGGAAACAATGGAACTCAAGAACCAAAAGAGCTCAATGCTTGTAATTCTTCGGATAATTCAGATGACACTGAAGATAAGAAGAAATATGAGTTAGATAAGAAGCAAGATGAGGAATCAGGTGAGGCAGAACATGGGCCTGCAGCAGACATTTCCCATGTGGGAGGAGCAAATGTTGACATATGTGCACAAGAGGTCAGAGACTCCAGTGAGGTTCAGGATCAGGAAGAAGTTTCAGAAAATACAGACATACCGAGAGACAACGACACAGCAGATGATATTGATATCTGCAGATCTGAACTTGATCCCACACCTCTGACGTCCTTCGGTGGTCTTGCAAATGTGGATGTATGTGCTGAACTTACCGAGGACAACAGAGACATGGAAGACCCAGAATCACATGATGTGCAGGATTCACCTATTAACCAGTTTCCAGAATCTTTCATTGAAACTCCATCACATGTTGACTATGATATAGTCAAACAAACGGATGAAATGTCTGATGATGAAAACACAGAGGAACCAGAATCTTATGGTCATATAGAAAAATCAGAACAGGAAGTGTCAGAGATAACTGATACGTTTTTGGAGGATGAAGAGACCACTGAGAAGGTTTATTTAGAGGAGTCAACAGAAAGAACCAATGATCTTGACATAACTGAAAACAGTATCACAAGCGCAACTGCAGCAGGACAAGGAACAGAGGAAAAAGATGAAACACAGAACAGTGAAGATCAGGAAATCGCTCAGGAGTACATCAGCACTAATGACATCTTAGAAGATGAATCTGCTGGAGAAACAACAGGAATGAAAGACACATACATTGGCTTCAGTGATGAAACATATGACAGTAAAAGTGAGATAATAGATGTGCTGGATGAAGTTGTTATGAGTAGTGAGCATGAAGCTGGGAACAACACTGATGAACACAGTACGTCTAAAACTATGGACGCTTTGGAGGAAGAAGAGCTTTTGGAAAGTCTCACCCATGCTCCAGAGCCAGATTCTCAACACAGCGACACAGAGGATGTACCGGGCAATGAGATATTAAATACTGTTGTAATGGACACCTCTGAAAAAGATCCAATCACAGAGACCGTAAATGAAGCCAGCAATTTAGACATTGATGGCTGTGATGCTGAAGAGATGGATCAGGATGACGTAGGCAATGAAGAGGAAGATCAAACCAAAAGCATGACATTTGATGACCTTTCAAGCAAGCGTGAGCAATGGGAAAATGATGATGGGAGCAATGATTCTGAACTAAAGGAAGTTTTGGCATGTGAAACTGCGAGAAAAGCGGAGGTCATTTCTGATGAATGTCATATAGAGGCACAAGAACTGAGTGAACCGACCAAACACTTGAAGACTGATGAAGATCAAGGGGATCAGTTTGAGGACCAAGGGGATGAGAACCATGCAGCAAATCTAGAAAGTGAGAACCAGGAGAATCCTGAAAGCAGTGAAGAAAAG CAGGAATGCAGCCAGCCACAGGAGGAAGAGGACATCATGGACATCCCCTTGGATGACCCAGAAGCCAATAAGGCAGCCGCCAAAATCCAGGCTGGCTTCCGTGGTCATATGACCCGGAAGAAGATGAAACCTGATGAAAAGACTGGTGAGGAGGTGAGCAGTGGTGAGGCCCTCAATGGCAGCGAAGGGGACACAG CAGGGGGAACAGATGGAGTAGAGACAGACACCACATCCGGACCAGAGCAGTAA
- the spa17 gene encoding sperm surface protein Sp17 isoform X3, translated as MSVPFSNTNLRIPRGFGNLLEGLAKEVLRDQPEDIPAFAARYFSELLKAREESGLDPAEWGARLEDRFYNNNTFKVQETATQGSFGLPKVNTSYKAGDTKTFGNNGTQEPKELNACNSSDNSDDTEDKKKYELDKKQDEESGEAEHGPAADISHVGGANVDICAQEVRDSSEVQDQEEVSENTDIPRDNDTADDIDICRSELDPTPLTSFGGLANVDVCAELTEDNRDMEDPESHDVQDSPINQFPESFIETPSHVDYDIVKQTDEMSDDENTEEPESYGHIEKSEQEVSEITDTFLEDEETTEKVYLEESTERTNDLDITENSITSATAAGQGTEEKDETQNSEDQEIAQEYISTNDILEDESAGETTGMKDTYIGFSDETYDSKSEIIDVLDEVVMSSEHEAGNNTDEHSTSKTMDALEEEELLESLTHAPEPDSQHSDTEDVPGNEILNTVVMDTSEKDPITETVNEASNLDIDGCDAEEMDQDDVGNEEEDQTKSMTFDDLSSKREQWENDDGSNDSELKEVLACETARKAEVISDECHIEAQELSEPTKHLKTDEDQGDQFEDQGDENHAANLESENQENPESSEEKQECSQPQEEEDIMDIPLDDPEANKAAAKIQAGFRGHMTRKKMKPDEKTGEEVSSGEALNGSEGDTGGTDGVETDTTSGPEQ; from the exons ATGTCTGTTCCTTTCTCCAACACAAACCTGCGGATTCCCAGAGGGTTTGGGAATTTATTGGAGGGTCTTGCCAAAGAGGTGTTGAGAGACCAGCCTGAAGACATCCCCGCCTTTGCTGCACGTTACTTTTCAGAGCTTCTTAAAGCCAGAGAGG AAAGCGGCCTTGATCCAGCAGAGTGGGGTGCGAGGTTAGAAGACAGGTTctacaataataatacatttaaagtcCAG GAAACGGCAACACAAGGAAGCTTCGGTTTACCTAAAGTAAATACAAG TTACAAAGCTGGTGATACTAAAACATTTGGAAACAATGGAACTCAAGAACCAAAAGAGCTCAATGCTTGTAATTCTTCGGATAATTCAGATGACACTGAAGATAAGAAGAAATATGAGTTAGATAAGAAGCAAGATGAGGAATCAGGTGAGGCAGAACATGGGCCTGCAGCAGACATTTCCCATGTGGGAGGAGCAAATGTTGACATATGTGCACAAGAGGTCAGAGACTCCAGTGAGGTTCAGGATCAGGAAGAAGTTTCAGAAAATACAGACATACCGAGAGACAACGACACAGCAGATGATATTGATATCTGCAGATCTGAACTTGATCCCACACCTCTGACGTCCTTCGGTGGTCTTGCAAATGTGGATGTATGTGCTGAACTTACCGAGGACAACAGAGACATGGAAGACCCAGAATCACATGATGTGCAGGATTCACCTATTAACCAGTTTCCAGAATCTTTCATTGAAACTCCATCACATGTTGACTATGATATAGTCAAACAAACGGATGAAATGTCTGATGATGAAAACACAGAGGAACCAGAATCTTATGGTCATATAGAAAAATCAGAACAGGAAGTGTCAGAGATAACTGATACGTTTTTGGAGGATGAAGAGACCACTGAGAAGGTTTATTTAGAGGAGTCAACAGAAAGAACCAATGATCTTGACATAACTGAAAACAGTATCACAAGCGCAACTGCAGCAGGACAAGGAACAGAGGAAAAAGATGAAACACAGAACAGTGAAGATCAGGAAATCGCTCAGGAGTACATCAGCACTAATGACATCTTAGAAGATGAATCTGCTGGAGAAACAACAGGAATGAAAGACACATACATTGGCTTCAGTGATGAAACATATGACAGTAAAAGTGAGATAATAGATGTGCTGGATGAAGTTGTTATGAGTAGTGAGCATGAAGCTGGGAACAACACTGATGAACACAGTACGTCTAAAACTATGGACGCTTTGGAGGAAGAAGAGCTTTTGGAAAGTCTCACCCATGCTCCAGAGCCAGATTCTCAACACAGCGACACAGAGGATGTACCGGGCAATGAGATATTAAATACTGTTGTAATGGACACCTCTGAAAAAGATCCAATCACAGAGACCGTAAATGAAGCCAGCAATTTAGACATTGATGGCTGTGATGCTGAAGAGATGGATCAGGATGACGTAGGCAATGAAGAGGAAGATCAAACCAAAAGCATGACATTTGATGACCTTTCAAGCAAGCGTGAGCAATGGGAAAATGATGATGGGAGCAATGATTCTGAACTAAAGGAAGTTTTGGCATGTGAAACTGCGAGAAAAGCGGAGGTCATTTCTGATGAATGTCATATAGAGGCACAAGAACTGAGTGAACCGACCAAACACTTGAAGACTGATGAAGATCAAGGGGATCAGTTTGAGGACCAAGGGGATGAGAACCATGCAGCAAATCTAGAAAGTGAGAACCAGGAGAATCCTGAAAGCAGTGAAGAAAAG CAGGAATGCAGCCAGCCACAGGAGGAAGAGGACATCATGGACATCCCCTTGGATGACCCAGAAGCCAATAAGGCAGCCGCCAAAATCCAGGCTGGCTTCCGTGGTCATATGACCCGGAAGAAGATGAAACCTGATGAAAAGACTGGTGAGGAGGTGAGCAGTGGTGAGGCCCTCAATGGCAGCGAAGGGGACACAG GGGGAACAGATGGAGTAGAGACAGACACCACATCCGGACCAGAGCAGTAA
- the spa17 gene encoding sperm surface protein Sp17 isoform X2, protein MSVPFSNTNLRIPRGFGNLLEGLAKEVLRDQPEDIPAFAARYFSELLKAREESGLDPAEWGARLEDRFYNNNTFKVQETATQGSFGLPKVNTSYKAGDTKTFGNNGTQEPKELNACNSSDNSDDTEDKKKYELDKKQDEESGEAEHGPAADISHVGGANVDICAQEVRDSSEVQDQEEVSENTDIPRDNDTADDIDICRSELDPTPLTSFGGLANVDVCAELTEDNRDMEDPESHDVQDSPINQFPESFIETPSHVDYDIVKQTDEMSDDENTEEPESYGHIEKSEQEVSEITDTFLEDEETTEKVYLEESTERTNDLDITENSITSATAAGQGTEEKDETQNSEDQEIAQEYISTNDILEDESAGETTGMKDTYIGFSDETYDSKSEIIDVLDEVVMSSEHEAGNNTDEHSTSKTMDALEEEELLESLTHAPEPDSQHSDTEDVPGNEILNTVVMDTSEKDPITETVNEASNLDIDGCDAEEMDQDDVGNEEEDQTKSMTFDDLSSKREQWENDDGSNDSELKEVLACETARKAEVISDECHIEAQELSEPTKHLKTDEDQGDQFEDQGDENHAANLESENQENPESSEEKECSQPQEEEDIMDIPLDDPEANKAAAKIQAGFRGHMTRKKMKPDEKTGEEVSSGEALNGSEGDTAGGTDGVETDTTSGPEQ, encoded by the exons ATGTCTGTTCCTTTCTCCAACACAAACCTGCGGATTCCCAGAGGGTTTGGGAATTTATTGGAGGGTCTTGCCAAAGAGGTGTTGAGAGACCAGCCTGAAGACATCCCCGCCTTTGCTGCACGTTACTTTTCAGAGCTTCTTAAAGCCAGAGAGG AAAGCGGCCTTGATCCAGCAGAGTGGGGTGCGAGGTTAGAAGACAGGTTctacaataataatacatttaaagtcCAG GAAACGGCAACACAAGGAAGCTTCGGTTTACCTAAAGTAAATACAAG TTACAAAGCTGGTGATACTAAAACATTTGGAAACAATGGAACTCAAGAACCAAAAGAGCTCAATGCTTGTAATTCTTCGGATAATTCAGATGACACTGAAGATAAGAAGAAATATGAGTTAGATAAGAAGCAAGATGAGGAATCAGGTGAGGCAGAACATGGGCCTGCAGCAGACATTTCCCATGTGGGAGGAGCAAATGTTGACATATGTGCACAAGAGGTCAGAGACTCCAGTGAGGTTCAGGATCAGGAAGAAGTTTCAGAAAATACAGACATACCGAGAGACAACGACACAGCAGATGATATTGATATCTGCAGATCTGAACTTGATCCCACACCTCTGACGTCCTTCGGTGGTCTTGCAAATGTGGATGTATGTGCTGAACTTACCGAGGACAACAGAGACATGGAAGACCCAGAATCACATGATGTGCAGGATTCACCTATTAACCAGTTTCCAGAATCTTTCATTGAAACTCCATCACATGTTGACTATGATATAGTCAAACAAACGGATGAAATGTCTGATGATGAAAACACAGAGGAACCAGAATCTTATGGTCATATAGAAAAATCAGAACAGGAAGTGTCAGAGATAACTGATACGTTTTTGGAGGATGAAGAGACCACTGAGAAGGTTTATTTAGAGGAGTCAACAGAAAGAACCAATGATCTTGACATAACTGAAAACAGTATCACAAGCGCAACTGCAGCAGGACAAGGAACAGAGGAAAAAGATGAAACACAGAACAGTGAAGATCAGGAAATCGCTCAGGAGTACATCAGCACTAATGACATCTTAGAAGATGAATCTGCTGGAGAAACAACAGGAATGAAAGACACATACATTGGCTTCAGTGATGAAACATATGACAGTAAAAGTGAGATAATAGATGTGCTGGATGAAGTTGTTATGAGTAGTGAGCATGAAGCTGGGAACAACACTGATGAACACAGTACGTCTAAAACTATGGACGCTTTGGAGGAAGAAGAGCTTTTGGAAAGTCTCACCCATGCTCCAGAGCCAGATTCTCAACACAGCGACACAGAGGATGTACCGGGCAATGAGATATTAAATACTGTTGTAATGGACACCTCTGAAAAAGATCCAATCACAGAGACCGTAAATGAAGCCAGCAATTTAGACATTGATGGCTGTGATGCTGAAGAGATGGATCAGGATGACGTAGGCAATGAAGAGGAAGATCAAACCAAAAGCATGACATTTGATGACCTTTCAAGCAAGCGTGAGCAATGGGAAAATGATGATGGGAGCAATGATTCTGAACTAAAGGAAGTTTTGGCATGTGAAACTGCGAGAAAAGCGGAGGTCATTTCTGATGAATGTCATATAGAGGCACAAGAACTGAGTGAACCGACCAAACACTTGAAGACTGATGAAGATCAAGGGGATCAGTTTGAGGACCAAGGGGATGAGAACCATGCAGCAAATCTAGAAAGTGAGAACCAGGAGAATCCTGAAAGCAGTGAAGAAAAG GAATGCAGCCAGCCACAGGAGGAAGAGGACATCATGGACATCCCCTTGGATGACCCAGAAGCCAATAAGGCAGCCGCCAAAATCCAGGCTGGCTTCCGTGGTCATATGACCCGGAAGAAGATGAAACCTGATGAAAAGACTGGTGAGGAGGTGAGCAGTGGTGAGGCCCTCAATGGCAGCGAAGGGGACACAG CAGGGGGAACAGATGGAGTAGAGACAGACACCACATCCGGACCAGAGCAGTAA